The following coding sequences lie in one Leucobacter allii genomic window:
- the efeU gene encoding iron uptake transporter permease EfeU, with product MNEEAAPRMIGTLMIGLREGLEAALVVSVLLAYVRQLGRRDAAVKIWIGVGAAVLLSLLLGAVLTFGAYGLSFRAQEIIGGSLSIVAVAMVTWMVLWMLRAARGLSGELRGQVDRALLGGGWAVAAIGFVSVGREGLETALFIWATTRASDVAPLVGFLSAVSGILLAALLGWALFRGMIRIDLTRFFRWSGVLLIVFAAGVLAYAVHDLQEAAVLPGPFAATPAGAGPLLAAFTGDAAWAFRIPHLIAPDGALGAVLKGTLGFSPEMTKLEVIAWFAYLVPVMTLFLRASIAQERSIRTRKAAVERAAAPSKGTP from the coding sequence ATGAACGAGGAGGCCGCGCCCCGCATGATCGGAACACTCATGATCGGGCTGCGCGAGGGGCTCGAAGCGGCGCTCGTGGTCAGCGTGCTGCTCGCCTACGTGCGGCAGCTGGGCCGCCGCGACGCCGCGGTCAAGATCTGGATCGGCGTCGGCGCGGCCGTGCTCCTCTCATTGCTCCTCGGCGCCGTCCTCACCTTCGGCGCCTACGGGCTCTCGTTCCGCGCGCAGGAGATCATCGGCGGATCGCTCTCCATCGTCGCGGTCGCGATGGTGACGTGGATGGTCCTCTGGATGCTCCGCGCCGCCCGCGGACTGAGCGGCGAACTGCGCGGACAGGTCGATCGCGCACTGCTCGGCGGCGGCTGGGCGGTCGCCGCCATCGGCTTCGTCTCCGTCGGCCGCGAGGGCCTCGAGACCGCGCTCTTCATCTGGGCGACGACGCGGGCGAGCGATGTCGCACCGCTCGTCGGCTTCCTGAGCGCCGTGTCGGGAATCCTGCTCGCCGCTCTCCTCGGCTGGGCGCTCTTCCGTGGCATGATCCGCATCGATCTCACCCGATTCTTCCGCTGGTCGGGCGTCCTCCTCATCGTGTTCGCCGCGGGCGTGCTCGCCTACGCCGTGCACGACCTGCAGGAGGCCGCCGTGCTGCCCGGGCCCTTCGCCGCGACGCCGGCCGGGGCGGGCCCGCTGCTCGCCGCGTTCACCGGCGACGCCGCCTGGGCGTTCCGGATCCCGCATCTCATCGCTCCGGACGGCGCCCTCGGCGCCGTGCTCAAGGGCACGCTCGGCTTCTCACCGGAGATGACGAAGCTCGAGGTCATCGCCTGGTTCGCGTATCTCGTCCCCGTCATGACGCTCTTCCTGCGCGCCTCGATCGCGCAGGAACGGTCCATCCGCACCCGGAAGGCGGCCGTCGAACGCGCCGCCGCCCCCTCGAAAGGAACCCCGTGA